From a region of the Zingiber officinale cultivar Zhangliang chromosome 4B, Zo_v1.1, whole genome shotgun sequence genome:
- the LOC121976580 gene encoding hydroxyethylthiazole kinase-like: MAGEAEASAVEIASSAAGWGGRAWGFLERVRSRAPLVQCITNFVSMDLMANALLAAGASPAMVHSLREIEDLTPRVDALCVNIGTLSDGWLPSMQAAAAAASRAGRPWVLDPVAVSASDFRMEACLGLVALGPTVIRGNPSEIIALCRACRNRDSKGVDSSHESLDALESAKSLAFRSGSIVAVSGATDYITDGKKVIAAKNGVAMLQKITATGCTVTALIAAFVAVEPSNPLEATACALSVFGLAAELGFEMARGPASLRVHMIDSLHGLDANAVLSGAQISVVS; the protein is encoded by the exons ATGGCGGGGGAGGCGGAAGCATCGGCGGTGGAGATCGCCAGTTCGGCGGCGGGTTGGGGCGGGCGGGCGTGGGGGTTCTTAGAGAGAGTACGATCGCGCGCGCCGCTCGTCCAGTGCATCACTAACTTCGTCTCCATGGATCTGATGGCCAACGCACTCCTGGCTGCCGGCGCTTCGCCAGCCATGGTCCACTCCCTCCGCGAGATCGAGGACTTAACACCGCGGGTCGACGCTCTCTGCGTCAACATCGGCACTCTCTCCGACGGCTGGCTCCCTTCCATGCAGGCCGCGGCTGCAGCCGCTTCTCGCGCCGGGCGCCCCTGGGTGCTCGATCCTGTTGCCGTGTCCGCTTCCGACTTCCGGATGGAGGCGTGCCTCGGCCTGGTGGCCCTTGGGCCGACTGTGATCCGAGGGAACCCCTCCGAGATCATTGCCCTCTGCCGTGCGTGCAGGAATCGGGATTCGAAG GGTGTCGACAGCTCCCACGAATCACTGGACGCTCTAGAATCTGCCAAGTCACTGGCATTCAGGAGTGGCTCCATTGTTGCAGTATCTGGAGCCACTGACTACATAACTGATGGGAAGAAAGTTATAGCTGCAAAGAATGGAGTGGCCATGTTGCAGAAGATAACAGCAACCGGATGCACTGTCACAGCTCTGATTGCAGCTTTTGTTGCAGTTGAGCCATCAAATCCTTTGGAAGCCACTGCTTGCGCTCTCTCTGTCTTCGGATTAGCAGCAGAGCTGGGTTTCGAAATGGCAAGGGGGCCAGCCTCCCTGCGAGTCCATATGATCGATTCTCTTCATGGTCTTGACGCGAACGCAGTTCTTTCCGGAGCTCAAATCTCTGTTGTATCGTAA
- the LOC121976579 gene encoding SHUGOSHIN 2-like — protein sequence MDGGDRPRLLINHAGATDAKTELEKKQKRHSTVNNQSRKGLSDISNTMGSDGNGNGRPSQTDGDKENIKLMPSPRFKDHVAQLVTENNALLKAVAERNEMIRLTNIELQKRSIQCQKLELQLQKANQQNWELARANSQMLGELNLGKDRLKQLQHELGCARSTIQLKYLEIEEREKSKKKESHQNASTKEGGTDHDEAAKGACHTTIEKKICNTNKRKLKAQSLGTTSLTQSVQSEEQVDGRRRSLRRRSVHSTPESQQPVESLHDVKDIEIGVQSITELSYYETVELDSSGSQGHTDQVKKEEADLSGLPHFSNEEHTKEGGIDHDEAAKGACHTTIEKKICNTNKRKLKAQSLVTTSLTQSVQLEEKVDGRRRSLRRLVHSTPESQQPVESLHDVKDIEIGVQSITELSHNEIVELDSSSSQGHTDQVKKEDEDLSGLLHFSNEEHGRSSVGRPLRRAAKKVASYKEMSRKFKMRREE from the exons ATGGACGGTGGCGACCGTCCTCGCTTGCTAATCAACCACGCGGGCGCCACAG ACGCGAAGACTGAACTGGAAAAGAAGCAGAAGAGGCATTCGACGGTCAACAATCAGTCAAGGAAGGGGTTGTCGGATATCTCCAACACCATGGGTTCTGACGGAAATGGAAATGGCCGCCCATCCCAAACTGATGGGGATAAAGAAAACATAAAGCTGATGCCTTCTCCAAGATTCAAGGACCACGTCGCTCAGTTGGTGACG GAAAATAATGCTTTGTTGAAGGCGGTAGCAGAACGGAA TGAGATGATACGGTTGACCAACATAGAGCTGCAGAAACGCAGCATCCAGTGCCAGAAACTTGAGCTCCAATTGCAGAAAGCCAATCAACAAAACTGGGAACTTGCAAGAGCTAACTCTCAGATGCTAGGG GAGCTTAACTTAGGAAAAGACAGA CTAAAACAATTGCAACATGAGCTTGGTTGTGCAAGATCAACCATTCAATTGAAGTATTTGGAGATTGAG GAGAGAGAGAAGTCAAAAAAGAAAGAATCTCATCAGAATGCCAGTACCAAG GAGGGAGGAACTGATCACGATGAAGCTGCTAAAGGTGCATGTCATACAACAATAGAAAAGAAGATCTGCAACACAAATAAGCGCAAGTTAAAAGCACAAT CTTTAGGCACAACTAGCCTGACCCAATCAGTACAATCAGAAGAACAGGTGGATGGAAGAAG GAGGTCCTTGCGAAGAAGATCAGTTCATTCTACTCCTGAATCACAGCAACCTGTGGAGAGTTTGCATGATGTCAAGGATATTGAAATTGGTGTTCAGTCAATAACTGAACTATCATATTATGAAACTGTTGAGCTGGACTCTTCCGGTTCACAAGGTCATACTGATCAAGTAAAGAAGGAAGAAGCGGATTTGAGTGGCTTGCCACATTTTTCGAATGAAGAACATACCAAG GAGGGAGGAATTGATCACGATGAAGCTGCTAAAGGTGCATGTCATACAACAATAGAAAAGAAGATCTGCAACACAAATAAGCGCAAGTTAAAAGCACAAT CTTTAGTCACTACTAGCCTGACCCAATCAGTACAATTAGAAGAAAAGGTAGATGGAAGAAG GAGGTCCTTACGAAGGTTAGTTCATTCTACTCCTGAATCACAGCAACCTGTGGAGAGTTTGCATGATGTCAAGGATATTGAAATTGGTGTTCAGTCAATAACTGAACTATCGCATAATGAAATTGTTGAGCTGGACTCTTCCAGTTCACAAGGTCATACTGATCAAGTAAAGAAGGAAGACGAGGATTTGAGTGGCTTGCTACACTTTTCCAATGAAGAACATGGGAGATCTTCAGTTGGAAGACCACTGAGAAGGGCAGCTAAGAAGGTCGCTTCTTATAAGGAAATGTCACGTAAATTTAAAATGCGTAGAGAGGAATGA
- the LOC121976581 gene encoding U-box domain-containing protein 12-like isoform X2: MGSTEEGPEISGGVDGVAVVEALSGVVEEVTALPENRGPLRRMSFDLAQRVKLLAPLFDELRDDAGSIRPDELRGLESLRVALVEAKEILRLVNAGSRLYQVLRSSKFEISFQMATESIEKAINEICLDNLNIPLEVKEQIELLHSHLHRAKETVELPDLQLHRDLSWALNENYSDISVIKRISEKLQLKNKNDIIKESVALNEMVISSDGEPDVSLDDMSLLLKKINDCVLSENLASASMDRKTSFSKHRSPVIPDDFRCPMSLELMKDPVIISSGLTYERSYIQKWLENGHKTCPKTQQPLSHTILTPNFILKSLIVQWCDANGIELNKKHSKPENNSDCNQAGIKALMSKLANGSQEEQRAAAGELRLLAKRNADNRICIAEAGAIPLLIQLLSSPDPRTQEHAVTALLNLSINDDNKHIIVKEKAIPKIVEVLQSETMEARENAAATLFSLSVVDSNKILIGEAGAIPLLISLLCEGSPRVKAGIVDHLITMLVDPTLGMIDETLAILAILSNNQDGKTAIASSHPIPLLVKLMKSGSSRVRESAAALMYSLCSGVEQNLKVAKEVGAEEALKELLETGTERAKRKAGSLLALMHQGAEPSEIAYTCVEQNAA; the protein is encoded by the exons ATGGGGTCGACAGAGGAGGGTCCGGAGATCAGCGGAGGCGTCGATGGAGTGGCGGTGGTGGAAGCCCTATCGGGAGTAGTGGAGGAGGTGACGGCGCTGCCCGAGAATCGCGGGCCATTGCGACGGATGAGCTTCGACCTGGCGCAGCGAGTGAAGCTTCTTGCCCCGCTCTTCGACGAGCTGAGGGACGACGCCGGATCGATCCGTCCGGACGAACTTCGCGGCCTGGAATCGCTTCGCGTGGCCCTCGTGGAAGCGAAAGAGATCCTTCGGTTAGTCAACGCGGGGAGCAGGCTCTATCAG GTTCTAAGATCGTCAAAATTTGAAATCTCCTTTCAAATGGCAACTGAATCTATTGAAAAGGCAATCAATGAGATATGCTTGGACAATCTTAACATTCCGCTTGAAGTTAAAGAACAG ATTGAACTTTTGCATTCCCATCTTCATAGAGCAAAAGAAACTGTGGAATTGCCTGATCTGCAACTGCACAGAGATTTAAGTTGGGCACTGAATGAAAATTATAGTGATATTAGTGTCATCAAAAGAATATCAGAAAAGCTTCAACTAAAAAATAAGAATGACATCATCAAGGAGTCAGTCGCTCTAAATGAAATGGTCATTTCAAGCGATGGAGAGCCTGATGTCTCACTGGATGACATGTCCTTATTGCTGAAGAAGATTAACGATTGTGTACTATCAGAAAACTTAGCTTCTGCTAGCATGGATAGGAAGACAAGCTTTTCCAAACACAGATCACCAGTGATCCCAGATGATTTTCGGTGTCCAATGTCGCTTGAACTGATGAAGGATCCTGTCATTATATCCTCAGGACTG ACGTATGAGAGATCTTACATCCAGAAATGGCTTGAAAATGGACACAAGACCTGCCCCAAGACACAACAACCTCTATCTCACACTATTCTCACCCCCAATTTCATCTTGAAGAGCTTAATAGTGCAGTGGTGTGATGCCAATGGCATTGAATTGAACAAAAAGCACAGTAAACCAGAAAACAATTCTGATTGTAACCAGGCTGGGATCAAGGCACTAATGTCTAAGTTGGCAAATGGCAGCCAAGAAGAGCAAAGAGCAGCTGCTGGTGAACTCCGATTGCTTGCAAAGAGAAATGCTGATAACAGAATATGTATTGCTGAAGCTGGTGCAATCCCCTTACTTATACAACTCCTTTCATCTCCAGATCCAAGAACGCAGGAGCATGCAGTTACGGCACTCCTTAACCTTTCCATAAACGATGATAACAAACATATTATTGTGAAAGAGAAAGCAATACCAAAGATAGTGGAAGTCCTGCAAAGTGAGACTATGGAAGCAAGAGAGAATGCTGCGGCTACTCTATTTAGTTTGTCAGTTGTAGATTCAAACAAAATCCTGATAGGGGAAGCTGGGGCGATTCCTCTACTTATTTCCCTGCTATGTGAAGGAAGTCCAAGAG TGAAAGCTGGCATTGTTGACCATTTGATCACTATGCTGGTCGATCCTACACTGGGTATGATTGATGAAACATTAGCTATACTGGCAATCCTTTCAAATAATCAAGATGGTAAGACGGCAATTGCAAGTTCTCACCCTATTCCTCTCCTGGTGAAACTAATGAAAAGTGGATCATCACGGGTTCGCGAGAGTGCAGCTGCATTGATGTATTCGCTTTGTAGTGGAGTTGAGCAGAACCTCAAGGTTGCGAAGGAGGTGGGTGCGGAAGAAGCACTCAAAGAACTTCTTGAGACTGGCACGGAAAGGGCCAAGAGAAAAGCTGGAAGTCTTCTAGCTCTGATGCACCAGGGGGCTGAGCCTTCCGAGATTGCTTATACATGTGTCGAACAAAATGCTGCTTAG
- the LOC121976581 gene encoding U-box domain-containing protein 12-like isoform X1: MGSTEEGPEISGGVDGVAVVEALSGVVEEVTALPENRGPLRRMSFDLAQRVKLLAPLFDELRDDAGSIRPDELRGLESLRVALVEAKEILRLVNAGSRLYQVLRSSKFEISFQMATESIEKAINEICLDNLNIPLEVKEQIELLHSHLHRAKETVELPDLQLHRDLSWALNENYSDISVIKRISEKLQLKNKNDIIKESVALNEMVISSDGEPDVSLDDMSLLLKKINDCVLSENLASASMDRKTSFSKHRSPVIPDDFRCPMSLELMKDPVIISSGLTYERSYIQKWLENGHKTCPKTQQPLSHTILTPNFILKSLIVQWCDANGIELNKKHSKPENNSDCNQAGIKALMSKLANGSQEEQRAAAGELRLLAKRNADNRICIAEAGAIPLLIQLLSSPDPRTQEHAVTALLNLSINDDNKHIIVKEKAIPKIVEVLQSETMEARENAAATLFSLSVVDSNKILIGEAGAIPLLISLLCEGSPRGKKDAATAIFNLCIYNGNKLIAVKAGIVDHLITMLVDPTLGMIDETLAILAILSNNQDGKTAIASSHPIPLLVKLMKSGSSRVRESAAALMYSLCSGVEQNLKVAKEVGAEEALKELLETGTERAKRKAGSLLALMHQGAEPSEIAYTCVEQNAA; encoded by the exons ATGGGGTCGACAGAGGAGGGTCCGGAGATCAGCGGAGGCGTCGATGGAGTGGCGGTGGTGGAAGCCCTATCGGGAGTAGTGGAGGAGGTGACGGCGCTGCCCGAGAATCGCGGGCCATTGCGACGGATGAGCTTCGACCTGGCGCAGCGAGTGAAGCTTCTTGCCCCGCTCTTCGACGAGCTGAGGGACGACGCCGGATCGATCCGTCCGGACGAACTTCGCGGCCTGGAATCGCTTCGCGTGGCCCTCGTGGAAGCGAAAGAGATCCTTCGGTTAGTCAACGCGGGGAGCAGGCTCTATCAG GTTCTAAGATCGTCAAAATTTGAAATCTCCTTTCAAATGGCAACTGAATCTATTGAAAAGGCAATCAATGAGATATGCTTGGACAATCTTAACATTCCGCTTGAAGTTAAAGAACAG ATTGAACTTTTGCATTCCCATCTTCATAGAGCAAAAGAAACTGTGGAATTGCCTGATCTGCAACTGCACAGAGATTTAAGTTGGGCACTGAATGAAAATTATAGTGATATTAGTGTCATCAAAAGAATATCAGAAAAGCTTCAACTAAAAAATAAGAATGACATCATCAAGGAGTCAGTCGCTCTAAATGAAATGGTCATTTCAAGCGATGGAGAGCCTGATGTCTCACTGGATGACATGTCCTTATTGCTGAAGAAGATTAACGATTGTGTACTATCAGAAAACTTAGCTTCTGCTAGCATGGATAGGAAGACAAGCTTTTCCAAACACAGATCACCAGTGATCCCAGATGATTTTCGGTGTCCAATGTCGCTTGAACTGATGAAGGATCCTGTCATTATATCCTCAGGACTG ACGTATGAGAGATCTTACATCCAGAAATGGCTTGAAAATGGACACAAGACCTGCCCCAAGACACAACAACCTCTATCTCACACTATTCTCACCCCCAATTTCATCTTGAAGAGCTTAATAGTGCAGTGGTGTGATGCCAATGGCATTGAATTGAACAAAAAGCACAGTAAACCAGAAAACAATTCTGATTGTAACCAGGCTGGGATCAAGGCACTAATGTCTAAGTTGGCAAATGGCAGCCAAGAAGAGCAAAGAGCAGCTGCTGGTGAACTCCGATTGCTTGCAAAGAGAAATGCTGATAACAGAATATGTATTGCTGAAGCTGGTGCAATCCCCTTACTTATACAACTCCTTTCATCTCCAGATCCAAGAACGCAGGAGCATGCAGTTACGGCACTCCTTAACCTTTCCATAAACGATGATAACAAACATATTATTGTGAAAGAGAAAGCAATACCAAAGATAGTGGAAGTCCTGCAAAGTGAGACTATGGAAGCAAGAGAGAATGCTGCGGCTACTCTATTTAGTTTGTCAGTTGTAGATTCAAACAAAATCCTGATAGGGGAAGCTGGGGCGATTCCTCTACTTATTTCCCTGCTATGTGAAGGAAGTCCAAGAGGTAAGAAAGATGCTGCTACTGCAATTTTCAACCTCTGCATTTACAATGGTAACAAACTTATCGCAGTGAAAGCTGGCATTGTTGACCATTTGATCACTATGCTGGTCGATCCTACACTGGGTATGATTGATGAAACATTAGCTATACTGGCAATCCTTTCAAATAATCAAGATGGTAAGACGGCAATTGCAAGTTCTCACCCTATTCCTCTCCTGGTGAAACTAATGAAAAGTGGATCATCACGGGTTCGCGAGAGTGCAGCTGCATTGATGTATTCGCTTTGTAGTGGAGTTGAGCAGAACCTCAAGGTTGCGAAGGAGGTGGGTGCGGAAGAAGCACTCAAAGAACTTCTTGAGACTGGCACGGAAAGGGCCAAGAGAAAAGCTGGAAGTCTTCTAGCTCTGATGCACCAGGGGGCTGAGCCTTCCGAGATTGCTTATACATGTGTCGAACAAAATGCTGCTTAG
- the LOC121976582 gene encoding OVARIAN TUMOR DOMAIN-containing deubiquitinating enzyme 12-like isoform X2 — MLEKCNLRLLKHSSNATNNPGKAYQWDFGIFDPLPNPPYYGSGADQETTFYSNYCVREDTSRTACEEHMPESVFTQNLFGPYTREYNSVAEDGWEVNDETGPSTLCSSPGGYSCRREFSMKISDEYSVVDGEVGRRLNQMHPIPHVPRINGDIPSFDEATSDHQRLLERLRLYDLIERKVQGDGNCQFRALSDQLYQTSEHHEFVRQQVVEQLKSHPEIYDGYVPMTYSDYVKKISQSGEWGDHVTLQAAADSYGVKIFVMTSFKDTCYIEILPSIEKSKRVIFLSFWAEVHYNSIYLEEQDLPTADTKKKKRWWQLGNKY, encoded by the exons ATGTTAGAGAAATGCAACCTACGACTGTTGAAGCATTCTTCTAATGCAACAAATAACCCTGGGAAGG CTTATCAGTGGGATTTTGGTATCTTTGACCCATTACCAAACCCTCCATACTATGGAAGTGGAGCTGACCAGGAAACTACCTTTTATTCAAACTATTGTGTTAGAGAAG ATACATCCAGAACTGCATGTGAAGAGCATATGCCTGAATCTGTTTTCACACAAAATCTGTTTGGGCCATATACAAGAGAGTATAACTCAG TGGCTGAGGATGGATGGGAAGTTAACGATGAAACTGGACCCTCTACTTTATGTTCTAGTCCTGGAGGCTACTCTTGTAGGAGAGAGTTTTCAATGAAAATATCAGATGAATATTCTGTTGTTGACGGAGAAGTTGGGAGAAGGTTAAATCAGATGCATCCAATCCCT CATGTTCCTCGAATAAATGGAGATATTCCTTCTTTTGACGAAGCTACTTCTGATCATCAAAGGCTCCTAGAGAG GTTGCGATTGTATGACTTAATTGAACGCAAAGTCCAAGGAGATGGTAACTGTCAG TTCCGAGCACTTTCTGACCAATTATATCAAACATCTGAACATCATGAGTTTGTCAGGCAGCAAGTTGTTGAACAG CTAAAATCTCATCCTGAGATCTACGATGGGTATGTTCCAATGACATATAGTGACTACGTCAAAAAGATTTCACA AAGCGGCGAGTGGGGTGATCACGTGACATTACAAGCTGCTGCAGATTCA TATGGAGTTAAAATTTTTGTCATGACATCATTCAAGGATACTTGCTATATTGAGATTCTGCCCAGCATCGAGAAATCAAAGCGAG TCATCTTCTTAAGCTTTTGGGCTGAGGTGCACTACAACTCAATTTATCTGGAAGAGCAAG ATCTCCCTACTGCAGacacaaaaaagaagaaaaggtgGTGGCAGTTGGGAAACAAATATTGA
- the LOC121976582 gene encoding OVARIAN TUMOR DOMAIN-containing deubiquitinating enzyme 12-like isoform X1, whose product MLEKCNLRLLKHSSNATNNPGKAYQWDFGIFDPLPNPPYYGSGADQETTFYSNYCVREVHSDTSRTACEEHMPESVFTQNLFGPYTREYNSVAEDGWEVNDETGPSTLCSSPGGYSCRREFSMKISDEYSVVDGEVGRRLNQMHPIPHVPRINGDIPSFDEATSDHQRLLERLRLYDLIERKVQGDGNCQFRALSDQLYQTSEHHEFVRQQVVEQLKSHPEIYDGYVPMTYSDYVKKISQSGEWGDHVTLQAAADSYGVKIFVMTSFKDTCYIEILPSIEKSKRVIFLSFWAEVHYNSIYLEEQDLPTADTKKKKRWWQLGNKY is encoded by the exons ATGTTAGAGAAATGCAACCTACGACTGTTGAAGCATTCTTCTAATGCAACAAATAACCCTGGGAAGG CTTATCAGTGGGATTTTGGTATCTTTGACCCATTACCAAACCCTCCATACTATGGAAGTGGAGCTGACCAGGAAACTACCTTTTATTCAAACTATTGTGTTAGAGAAG TTCATTCAGATACATCCAGAACTGCATGTGAAGAGCATATGCCTGAATCTGTTTTCACACAAAATCTGTTTGGGCCATATACAAGAGAGTATAACTCAG TGGCTGAGGATGGATGGGAAGTTAACGATGAAACTGGACCCTCTACTTTATGTTCTAGTCCTGGAGGCTACTCTTGTAGGAGAGAGTTTTCAATGAAAATATCAGATGAATATTCTGTTGTTGACGGAGAAGTTGGGAGAAGGTTAAATCAGATGCATCCAATCCCT CATGTTCCTCGAATAAATGGAGATATTCCTTCTTTTGACGAAGCTACTTCTGATCATCAAAGGCTCCTAGAGAG GTTGCGATTGTATGACTTAATTGAACGCAAAGTCCAAGGAGATGGTAACTGTCAG TTCCGAGCACTTTCTGACCAATTATATCAAACATCTGAACATCATGAGTTTGTCAGGCAGCAAGTTGTTGAACAG CTAAAATCTCATCCTGAGATCTACGATGGGTATGTTCCAATGACATATAGTGACTACGTCAAAAAGATTTCACA AAGCGGCGAGTGGGGTGATCACGTGACATTACAAGCTGCTGCAGATTCA TATGGAGTTAAAATTTTTGTCATGACATCATTCAAGGATACTTGCTATATTGAGATTCTGCCCAGCATCGAGAAATCAAAGCGAG TCATCTTCTTAAGCTTTTGGGCTGAGGTGCACTACAACTCAATTTATCTGGAAGAGCAAG ATCTCCCTACTGCAGacacaaaaaagaagaaaaggtgGTGGCAGTTGGGAAACAAATATTGA
- the LOC121976582 gene encoding OVARIAN TUMOR DOMAIN-containing deubiquitinating enzyme 12-like isoform X3 — MAAYENDSEAYQWDFGIFDPLPNPPYYGSGADQETTFYSNYCVREDTSRTACEEHMPESVFTQNLFGPYTREYNSVAEDGWEVNDETGPSTLCSSPGGYSCRREFSMKISDEYSVVDGEVGRRLNQMHPIPHVPRINGDIPSFDEATSDHQRLLERLRLYDLIERKVQGDGNCQFRALSDQLYQTSEHHEFVRQQVVEQLKSHPEIYDGYVPMTYSDYVKKISQSGEWGDHVTLQAAADSYGVKIFVMTSFKDTCYIEILPSIEKSKRVIFLSFWAEVHYNSIYLEEQDLPTADTKKKKRWWQLGNKY; from the exons ATGGCTGCTTATGAGAATGATTCTGAAGCTTATCAGTGGGATTTTGGTATCTTTGACCCATTACCAAACCCTCCATACTATGGAAGTGGAGCTGACCAGGAAACTACCTTTTATTCAAACTATTGTGTTAGAGAAG ATACATCCAGAACTGCATGTGAAGAGCATATGCCTGAATCTGTTTTCACACAAAATCTGTTTGGGCCATATACAAGAGAGTATAACTCAG TGGCTGAGGATGGATGGGAAGTTAACGATGAAACTGGACCCTCTACTTTATGTTCTAGTCCTGGAGGCTACTCTTGTAGGAGAGAGTTTTCAATGAAAATATCAGATGAATATTCTGTTGTTGACGGAGAAGTTGGGAGAAGGTTAAATCAGATGCATCCAATCCCT CATGTTCCTCGAATAAATGGAGATATTCCTTCTTTTGACGAAGCTACTTCTGATCATCAAAGGCTCCTAGAGAG GTTGCGATTGTATGACTTAATTGAACGCAAAGTCCAAGGAGATGGTAACTGTCAG TTCCGAGCACTTTCTGACCAATTATATCAAACATCTGAACATCATGAGTTTGTCAGGCAGCAAGTTGTTGAACAG CTAAAATCTCATCCTGAGATCTACGATGGGTATGTTCCAATGACATATAGTGACTACGTCAAAAAGATTTCACA AAGCGGCGAGTGGGGTGATCACGTGACATTACAAGCTGCTGCAGATTCA TATGGAGTTAAAATTTTTGTCATGACATCATTCAAGGATACTTGCTATATTGAGATTCTGCCCAGCATCGAGAAATCAAAGCGAG TCATCTTCTTAAGCTTTTGGGCTGAGGTGCACTACAACTCAATTTATCTGGAAGAGCAAG ATCTCCCTACTGCAGacacaaaaaagaagaaaaggtgGTGGCAGTTGGGAAACAAATATTGA